The following are encoded in a window of Castanea sativa cultivar Marrone di Chiusa Pesio chromosome 5, ASM4071231v1 genomic DNA:
- the LOC142634589 gene encoding serine/threonine-protein phosphatase 7 long form homolog — MIDSFMAAANAGQIDYTQPGPIDQSDPGSLKCRVRTEEFSDREPMVDDRVIDIIKALGLEGLLRTPGREIDHGLITALVERWRQETHTFHMPHGEVTITLQDVEVLLGLPVDGEVITGSTQKEWENVCEEFLGFRPVNNQRKELHGQRILIQRLLEAVANPLPPNATEDQLHKYARCYILALLGDTIFMDKSGDRVHLMWVQQLEDLRNPRRYSWGSACLAWLYRELCRASDKKANQIGGCLLLVQYWAWARFPYLCPTVEHGPPADAYGPPVRGPLSLKWLWVPNKKNRPAHIFLDRYREQIASMLSSQV, encoded by the exons ATGATTGATTCATT TATGGCTGCTGCAAATGCTGGACAGATTGACTACACACAGCCTGGTCCCATTGACCAGTCG GATCCAGGGTCTCTTAAATGCCGTGTCCGTACTGAAGAGTTCTCCGATCGAGAGCCAATGGTGGACGACCGAGTCATTGACATCATTAAGGCACTCGGTTTGGAGGGACTCCTTAGGACCCCGGGTAGAGAGATTGACCACGGCCTGATAACGGCCTTAGTGGAGCGATGGCGGCAGGAGACTCACACCTTCCACATGCCACATGGTGAGGTCACCATCACATTGCAAGATGTGGAGGTTCTTCTCGGGCTTCCTGTTGACGGCGAGGTCATTACAGGGAGCACGCAGAAAGAATGGGAGAATGTGTGTGAGGAATTTCTTGGCTTCAGACCTGTAAATAATCAGAGAAAGGAACTTCATGGCCAGAGGATTCTTATCCAACGGCTTTTGGAAGCTGTTGCCAATCCATTGCCGCCTAATGCCACAGAGGATCAGTTGCATAAGTACGCacgatgctacatcctagcGCTACTAGGGGACACAATCTTCATGGACAAATCCGGCGATAGGGTGCATCTAATGTGGGTGCAGCAGTTGGAAGACCTTCGCAATCCACGAAGGTACAGCTGGGGAagtgcttgccttgcatggttgtaccGAGAGTTATGCAGGGCAAGCGATAAGAAAGCAAATCAGATTGGTGGGTGTTTGCTgttggtccagtattgggcatgggccagGTTCCCATATTTGTGCCCGACAGTTGAACATGGCCCGCCAGCGGATGCTTATGGTCCTCCAGTTCGTGGTCCACTGTCCCTGAA GTGGTTGTGggtcccaaacaagaaaaacaggCCCGCCCACATCTTCCTGGACAGGTACCGCGAGCAAATAGCTTCAATGTTGTCAAGCCAGGTATGA